One genomic segment of Pseudomonas fortuita includes these proteins:
- a CDS encoding flagellar hook-associated protein 3, with protein MRISTAQFYEASASSYSKNFSTMNKTNDQVTSGIRIQTAADDPVGAARLLLLQQQQSLLDQYSGNINTVSNALLQEESVLSTINDTMQRASELAIRAGGPGVTDSDRVAISTELKEIEANIFGLLNSRDANGDYMFGGSKSTTPPYVRNSDGTYSYHGDQTQLSLQVSDTLNLATNDTGFTIFDSASNKSRTQSTLVVPATDDGVVGVSSGLMTSSTTYNNSFTAGQPYKLTFTSATQYTITDASGRDITSETATNGTFDSKTEGANSIALRGVEFEITVTVEEGADADAAVAGREFSLAARPDSFNATRNASNTSSAQITGSTVTDQAAYRSTFPSNGAVIKFTGPGAYELYAQPLTADSKAVATGTYTAPALTVAGVTYQVTGSPEAGDQFAVTANTHQNQNVLETLSQLRAALDTPVTGVGQANALKDAAASAIANLASAREQVDITRGSIGARGNSLEIQRQENTSLGLANKTTQNAIGNTDMSQAAITLTLQQAMLEASQLAFSRISQLSLFNKL; from the coding sequence GTGCGTATTTCCACTGCTCAGTTCTATGAGGCCAGCGCCAGTAGCTACTCCAAGAACTTCTCCACCATGAACAAGACCAACGATCAGGTCACGTCGGGTATCCGTATCCAGACGGCCGCCGATGACCCGGTCGGCGCGGCGCGACTGCTGCTGCTGCAACAGCAGCAGTCGCTGCTGGACCAGTACAGCGGCAACATCAACACGGTGAGCAACGCCCTGCTGCAGGAGGAGAGCGTGCTCTCCACCATCAACGACACCATGCAGCGCGCCAGCGAGCTGGCGATCCGTGCTGGCGGCCCTGGGGTTACCGACTCTGACCGTGTGGCCATCAGTACCGAGCTGAAAGAGATCGAGGCCAACATCTTTGGCCTGCTCAACTCGCGCGATGCCAACGGCGACTACATGTTCGGCGGCTCCAAGAGCACCACGCCACCCTATGTGCGCAACTCCGATGGCACCTACAGCTATCACGGTGACCAGACCCAGCTGAGTCTGCAGGTCTCCGACACCCTGAATCTGGCCACCAACGACACCGGCTTCACCATCTTTGATTCCGCCAGCAACAAGAGCCGCACGCAGTCGACCCTGGTGGTGCCGGCAACTGACGATGGCGTTGTCGGGGTATCGTCTGGCCTGATGACCTCAAGTACCACCTACAACAACAGCTTTACTGCCGGCCAGCCGTACAAGCTGACCTTCACCAGCGCGACCCAGTACACCATCACCGATGCAAGTGGCAGGGACATCACGTCTGAAACCGCCACCAACGGTACCTTCGACAGCAAGACCGAGGGCGCCAACAGCATTGCCCTGCGTGGCGTCGAGTTTGAAATCACCGTTACCGTGGAGGAGGGCGCCGATGCCGACGCCGCGGTGGCAGGGCGCGAGTTTTCCCTGGCGGCGCGCCCGGACTCGTTCAACGCTACCCGCAACGCCAGCAATACCTCCAGCGCCCAGATCACCGGCAGCACCGTGACCGACCAAGCGGCGTATCGCAGCACCTTCCCCAGTAACGGGGCTGTGATCAAGTTCACCGGGCCCGGCGCCTACGAGCTCTACGCCCAGCCGCTGACGGCTGACAGCAAGGCCGTGGCCACGGGTACCTACACCGCGCCAGCCTTGACGGTGGCAGGTGTGACCTACCAGGTGACCGGTTCGCCGGAGGCGGGTGACCAGTTTGCGGTCACCGCCAATACGCACCAGAACCAGAATGTTCTGGAAACCCTCAGCCAGCTGCGTGCTGCGCTGGATACGCCGGTAACGGGAGTAGGCCAGGCCAATGCGCTGAAGGATGCAGCGGCCTCGGCGATCGCCAACCTGGCCAGTGCCCGTGAGCAGGTCGATATCACCCGTGGTTCGATCGGCGCCCGTGGCAACTCGCTGGAGATCCAGCGCCAGGAGAACACCAGCCTGGGCCTGGCCAACAAGACCACCCAGAATGCCATCGGCAACACCGACATGTCGCAGGCGGCCATTACCCTGACCTTGCAGCAGGCCATGCTGGAGGCGTCACAACTGGCCTTCTCGCGCATTTCGCAACTGAGCCTGTTCAACAAGCTCTGA
- the flgK gene encoding flagellar hook-associated protein FlgK: MSSLISIGLSGLSASQAALSVTSNNIANAATSGYSRQQTIQAAGPSHNIGAGFLGTGTTLSDVRRIYSSYLDNQLQTATSLQADSVAFQDQITSIDKLLADRDTGISSVLTAFFSALQTAAAKPGDVASRQLLLTQAQTLSNRFNAVSTQLTQQNETINSQLDTMAGQVNKLTASIAEYNKQIAAASGTGNTPNSLLDARSEAVRQLNELVGVTVQERDGNYDVYLGSGQSLVTGNKANTLSVQPGTADKSQASLRINYESFSSDVTSVVTGGAIGGLVRYRQDVLTPSMNELGRVALVVSDSINSQLGQGLDANGQFGSSLFSSINSATAVAQRSLASSSNSTGSGNLDVTIANSGALTTYDYEVKFTSANQYSVRRSDGTDMGSFDLSADPAPVIDGFSLSLKGGGLAAGDSFKVIPTRAAAGSITTTLTDANKLAFAGPISAASGSGNSGTGTITQPTLSQSLDIYGGADTALIQQSIRDSMPVRVVFDAASGGSQGYKLFDAKGTQIGTGSVVPGTDNKLSVAVPMLDAAGQPILDGSGNPRTFSVETTIGGSPAANDSFTLSFNADGKADNRNATALLGLQTKSTVNTGSGGGTSFTSAYASLVERVGAKANQATIDTTATEAVLKSASESRSAVSGVNLDDEAASLVKFQHYYTASSQIIKAAQETFSTLINAL; the protein is encoded by the coding sequence ATGTCGAGCCTGATTTCCATCGGCCTGAGTGGCCTGAGTGCCAGCCAGGCGGCCTTGTCGGTAACCAGTAACAACATCGCCAACGCCGCGACCAGTGGCTATTCGCGCCAGCAGACGATTCAGGCGGCGGGGCCTTCGCACAACATCGGCGCGGGGTTCCTGGGTACCGGTACCACGCTGTCGGACGTGCGTCGCATCTACAGCTCCTACCTGGACAACCAACTGCAGACCGCGACTTCGCTGCAGGCGGACTCGGTTGCCTTCCAGGACCAGATCACCAGCATCGACAAGCTGCTGGCCGATCGCGATACCGGCATCAGCTCGGTCCTCACGGCGTTCTTTTCGGCCCTGCAGACGGCAGCGGCCAAGCCCGGTGACGTTGCCTCCCGGCAGCTGTTGCTGACCCAGGCACAAACCCTGAGCAACCGTTTCAACGCGGTGAGTACCCAGCTGACCCAGCAAAACGAAACGATCAACTCCCAGCTCGACACCATGGCTGGCCAGGTCAACAAGCTCACGGCCAGCATTGCCGAGTACAACAAGCAGATCGCGGCGGCCTCGGGCACTGGCAACACGCCGAACAGCCTGCTGGATGCGCGCAGCGAAGCGGTACGCCAGCTCAACGAGCTGGTTGGCGTGACCGTGCAGGAGCGTGACGGCAACTACGACGTGTACCTGGGCAGCGGCCAGTCGTTGGTCACCGGCAACAAGGCCAACACCTTGTCGGTGCAACCGGGTACTGCCGACAAGAGCCAGGCCAGCCTGCGTATCAACTACGAGTCGTTCAGCTCCGACGTGACCTCGGTCGTGACCGGTGGCGCGATCGGCGGCCTGGTGCGCTACCGCCAGGACGTGCTGACACCGTCCATGAACGAATTGGGCCGTGTAGCCCTGGTGGTTTCGGACAGCATCAACAGCCAGCTGGGGCAGGGCCTGGATGCCAATGGCCAGTTCGGCAGCTCGCTGTTCTCCAGCATCAACAGCGCCACTGCCGTTGCCCAGCGCAGCCTGGCCTCGTCGAGCAACAGCACCGGCTCCGGCAACCTGGACGTGACCATTGCCAACAGCGGCGCGCTGACCACCTACGACTACGAGGTGAAGTTCACCAGCGCCAACCAGTACAGCGTACGCCGCTCCGACGGCACCGACATGGGTAGCTTTGACCTCAGCGCCGACCCGGCGCCGGTCATCGACGGCTTCAGCCTGTCGCTGAAAGGCGGTGGCCTGGCGGCAGGCGACAGCTTCAAGGTCATCCCCACTCGTGCCGCAGCAGGCAGCATCACCACAACCCTGACCGATGCCAACAAGCTGGCCTTTGCCGGGCCGATCAGCGCCGCCTCGGGTAGCGGCAACAGCGGCACCGGCACCATTACCCAGCCTACCTTGAGCCAGTCGCTGGATATCTATGGCGGTGCCGACACCGCACTGATCCAGCAGTCTATTCGCGACTCGATGCCGGTGCGCGTGGTGTTCGACGCTGCCAGTGGTGGCTCACAAGGCTACAAGCTGTTCGATGCCAAGGGCACCCAGATCGGCACCGGCAGCGTGGTGCCGGGTACGGACAACAAACTGTCGGTGGCCGTGCCAATGCTCGATGCGGCTGGGCAGCCGATTCTCGATGGCAGCGGCAACCCGCGCACGTTCAGTGTCGAGACCACCATCGGCGGCAGCCCGGCGGCCAACGACAGCTTTACCCTGTCGTTCAATGCCGACGGCAAGGCCGACAACCGCAACGCAACGGCGCTGCTGGGCCTGCAGACCAAGTCGACGGTGAACACCGGGTCCGGCGGTGGCACTAGCTTCACGTCGGCCTATGCCTCGCTGGTGGAGCGCGTGGGTGCCAAGGCCAACCAGGCGACCATCGACACCACGGCGACCGAGGCGGTGCTCAAGAGCGCCAGCGAAAGCCGCAGCGCGGTGTCTGGCGTCAACCTCGATGACGAGGCGGCCAGCCTGGTGAAATTCCAGCACTACTACACGGCGTCGTCGCAAATCATCAAGGCGGCGCAAGAAACCTTCAGCACCCTGATCAATGCCTTGTAA
- the flgJ gene encoding flagellar assembly peptidoglycan hydrolase FlgJ has translation MNIKSQVSGSADSGAYTDLNRLSALKHGDRDSEANVRKVAQEFESLFISEMLKASRKASDVLADDNPMNTETVKQYRDMYDQQLAVSMSREGGGIGLQDVLVRQLTKGRSASINTSPFPRADGSGPALWGNKVAEPVHATDSVSTRNDVAALNSRRLALPSKLTDRLLAGIVPSAASANPAAVPARDGQQVAKAFAVPDNGLRIVGRAVAQPPLAPNKAFADSDEFVATMLPMAEQAAKRIGIDPRYLVAQAALETGWGKSVMRNTDGSSSHNLFGIKATGNWQGEQARAITSEFRDGQFVKETAAFRSYDSYQDSFHDLVNLLQGNSRYQDALASADNPEQFARELQKAGYATDPGYAKKIISIAQQMQTTPQYAMAGRTTNL, from the coding sequence ATGAATATCAAAAGCCAGGTCTCCGGCAGTGCCGACAGCGGTGCCTATACCGACCTCAACCGCCTGAGTGCTCTGAAGCACGGTGATCGCGACAGCGAAGCCAACGTGCGCAAGGTGGCCCAGGAGTTCGAGTCGCTGTTCATCAGCGAAATGCTCAAGGCCTCGCGCAAGGCCAGCGACGTGCTGGCCGATGACAACCCGATGAACACCGAAACGGTCAAGCAGTACCGCGACATGTACGACCAGCAGCTGGCCGTGAGCATGTCCCGCGAAGGTGGCGGTATCGGCCTGCAGGATGTGCTGGTGCGCCAGCTGACCAAGGGCCGCAGTGCATCGATCAATACCAGCCCGTTCCCGCGTGCCGATGGCAGTGGTCCGGCGCTGTGGGGCAACAAGGTGGCGGAGCCGGTGCATGCCACGGACTCGGTCAGCACCCGCAACGACGTCGCTGCGCTCAACTCGCGGCGCCTGGCCTTGCCGAGCAAACTCACCGATCGCCTGCTGGCCGGTATCGTGCCATCGGCCGCCAGTGCCAATCCCGCCGCCGTGCCTGCCCGTGACGGCCAGCAGGTGGCCAAGGCTTTCGCTGTGCCGGACAACGGCCTGCGCATTGTCGGCCGCGCCGTGGCCCAGCCCCCGCTGGCGCCGAACAAGGCCTTTGCCGACAGTGACGAATTCGTTGCCACCATGCTGCCGATGGCCGAGCAGGCCGCCAAGCGCATTGGCATCGACCCGCGTTACCTGGTGGCCCAGGCCGCACTGGAAACCGGCTGGGGCAAATCGGTGATGCGCAATACCGATGGCAGCAGCAGCCACAACCTGTTCGGCATCAAGGCCACCGGCAACTGGCAGGGTGAGCAGGCACGGGCGATCACCAGCGAGTTCCGTGATGGCCAGTTCGTCAAGGAAACCGCAGCCTTCCGCAGCTATGACTCGTACCAGGACAGCTTCCACGACCTGGTAAACCTGCTGCAGGGCAATTCTCGCTATCAAGATGCGTTGGCCTCGGCCGATAACCCTGAGCAGTTTGCAAGAGAGCTGCAAAAGGCAGGTTATGCGACCGACCCGGGCTATGCGAAGAAGATCATCAGCATCGCCCAGCAAATGCAGACAACCCCGCAATACGCCATGGCTGGCAGAACCACGAATCTATAA
- a CDS encoding flagellar basal body P-ring protein FlgI encodes MFNVRQLIAATLLLSCAFGAQAERLKDIASISGVRSNQLIGYGLVVGLNGTGDQTTQTPFTLQTFNNMLSQFGIKVPAGSGNVQLKNVAAVSVHADLPAFAKPGQVVDITVSSIGNSKSLRGGSLLMTPLKGIDGNVYAIAQGNLVVGGFDAEGRDGSKITVNVPSAGRIPGGASVERAVPSGFNQGNSLTLNLNRPDFTTAKRIVDKVNELLGPGVAQAVDGGSVRVSAPMDPSQRVDYLSILENLEIDPGQAVAKVIINSRTGTIVIGQNVKVSPAAVTHGSLTVTITEDPIVSQPGAFSNGQTAVVPRSRVNAEQEAKPMFKFGPGTTLDEIVRAVNQVGAAPGDLMAILEALKQAGALQADLIVI; translated from the coding sequence ATGTTCAACGTGAGGCAGCTGATTGCCGCAACCCTGCTCCTGTCCTGTGCCTTCGGTGCCCAGGCAGAGCGCCTGAAGGACATCGCCAGCATTTCTGGCGTGCGTTCCAACCAGTTGATCGGTTACGGCCTGGTGGTGGGCCTGAACGGCACGGGTGACCAGACCACCCAGACGCCGTTCACCCTGCAAACCTTCAACAACATGCTGTCGCAGTTCGGCATCAAGGTGCCGGCCGGCTCCGGCAACGTGCAGTTGAAGAACGTCGCGGCGGTGTCGGTGCATGCCGACCTGCCGGCGTTCGCCAAGCCCGGCCAGGTGGTGGACATTACCGTGTCGTCGATCGGTAACTCCAAGAGCCTGCGTGGCGGCAGCCTGCTGATGACCCCGCTCAAGGGTATCGACGGCAACGTCTACGCCATCGCCCAGGGCAACCTGGTGGTGGGTGGCTTTGACGCCGAAGGCCGTGACGGCTCGAAGATCACCGTCAACGTTCCGTCGGCGGGTCGTATTCCGGGTGGTGCCAGCGTTGAACGGGCTGTGCCGAGCGGCTTCAATCAGGGCAACAGCCTGACCCTGAACCTGAATCGCCCGGACTTCACCACGGCCAAGCGTATCGTCGACAAGGTCAACGAGCTGCTTGGTCCGGGTGTGGCCCAGGCCGTGGACGGTGGTTCGGTGCGGGTCAGTGCGCCTATGGACCCCAGCCAGCGCGTGGATTACCTGTCGATCCTCGAGAACCTCGAAATCGACCCGGGCCAGGCGGTGGCCAAGGTCATCATCAACTCGCGTACCGGCACCATTGTCATCGGCCAGAACGTCAAGGTGTCGCCCGCGGCGGTGACCCACGGCAGCCTGACCGTGACCATTACCGAAGACCCGATCGTCAGCCAGCCGGGGGCCTTCTCCAATGGCCAGACGGCCGTGGTGCCCCGCTCGCGGGTCAACGCCGAGCAGGAAGCCAAGCCAATGTTCAAGTTCGGCCCAGGCACCACACTGGATGAGATCGTCCGGGCGGTGAACCAGGTGGGCGCGGCGCCCGGCGACCTGATGGCCATTCTCGAAGCCCTGAAACAGGCCGGCGCCTTGCAGGCCGACCTGATCGTGATCTGA
- the flgH gene encoding flagellar basal body L-ring protein FlgH, with amino-acid sequence MNRLLSVFALGGAVLLAGCVGPTPKPNDPYYAPVLPRTPLPAAANNGSIYQAGFEQNLYSDRKAFRVGDIITITLNEKTSASKNAGSQIQKNSKADIGLTSLFGSTPNTNNPFGGGDLSLEAGYNGERATKGDSKATQGNTLTGSITVTVAEVLPNGIIAVRGEKWLTLNTGEELVRIAGMIRADDIATDNTVPSTRVADARITYSGTGSFADASQPGWLDRFFISPLWPF; translated from the coding sequence ATGAATCGTCTGTTGTCCGTGTTCGCCCTGGGGGGGGCGGTGTTGCTGGCAGGTTGCGTCGGCCCGACGCCCAAGCCCAACGACCCGTACTACGCGCCGGTACTGCCGCGCACCCCGTTACCGGCAGCGGCCAACAACGGTTCCATCTACCAGGCCGGTTTCGAGCAGAACCTGTACAGCGACCGCAAGGCGTTCCGGGTGGGTGACATCATCACCATCACCCTGAACGAGAAAACCTCGGCCAGCAAGAACGCAGGTTCGCAGATCCAGAAAAACAGCAAGGCCGATATCGGCCTGACCTCGCTGTTTGGCAGCACACCGAACACCAACAACCCGTTCGGCGGTGGTGATCTGTCGCTGGAGGCCGGCTACAACGGCGAGCGTGCCACCAAGGGCGACAGCAAGGCCACCCAGGGCAACACCCTGACCGGTTCGATTACCGTGACCGTGGCCGAAGTGCTACCCAACGGCATTATCGCCGTGCGCGGCGAGAAGTGGCTGACCCTGAACACCGGCGAAGAGCTGGTGCGCATTGCCGGCATGATCCGCGCCGATGACATCGCCACCGACAACACCGTGCCGTCCACCCGGGTGGCCGACGCGCGCATCACTTATTCCGGTACCGGCTCGTTCGCCGATGCCAGCCAGCCCGGGTGGCTGGACCGCTTCTTCATCAGCCCGCTTTGGCCTTTCTGA
- the flgG gene encoding flagellar basal-body rod protein FlgG codes for MLPALWVAKTGLSAQDTNLTVISNNLANVSTTGFKRDRAEFADLLYQIKRQPGAQSTQDSELPSGLQVGTGVRIVGTQKSFVAGSLQTTENPLDMAVNGRGFFQILQPDGTVSYTRDGTFHLNSDGQIVTANGYALEPAVVVPNDAQTFTVGQDGTVSITTAGNPAAQVIGNIQTADFINPAGLQAIGDNLFLETAASGAPQVGTPGLNGFGTTQQQTLENSNVSTVEELVNMITTQRAYEMNSKVISTADQMLSFVTQQL; via the coding sequence ATGCTTCCGGCTCTTTGGGTCGCTAAAACCGGCCTGTCCGCCCAGGACACCAACCTGACGGTCATTTCCAACAACCTGGCCAACGTCTCCACCACCGGCTTCAAGCGTGATCGCGCCGAATTCGCAGACCTGCTCTACCAGATCAAGCGTCAGCCTGGCGCGCAGTCGACCCAGGACAGCGAGCTGCCTTCGGGCCTTCAGGTCGGTACCGGTGTGCGCATTGTCGGCACGCAAAAAAGCTTCGTCGCTGGCAGCCTGCAAACCACCGAGAACCCGCTGGACATGGCGGTCAACGGCCGTGGCTTCTTCCAGATTCTGCAGCCGGACGGCACCGTGTCGTACACCCGTGACGGCACCTTCCACCTGAACTCCGACGGCCAGATCGTCACCGCCAATGGCTACGCCCTCGAGCCTGCCGTTGTGGTGCCGAACGACGCGCAAACCTTCACCGTCGGCCAGGACGGCACCGTATCGATCACCACCGCCGGCAACCCGGCTGCGCAGGTGATCGGCAACATCCAGACCGCCGACTTCATCAACCCGGCTGGCCTGCAGGCCATCGGCGACAACCTGTTCCTGGAAACTGCCGCCAGTGGTGCGCCGCAAGTCGGCACACCGGGCTTGAACGGCTTCGGTACCACCCAGCAGCAGACCCTGGAAAACTCCAACGTCAGCACCGTGGAAGAGCTGGTGAACATGATCACGACCCAGCGCGCTTACGAGATGAACTCCAAGGTCATTTCCACCGCCGACCAGATGCTGTCGTTCGTGACTCAACAGCTCTAA
- a CDS encoding flagellar basal body rod protein FlgF, producing MDKLLYVAMTGASQNALAQKAHANNLANISTNGFQRDLEQARSMPVFGDSFPARAFAMTERPATDFSEGPLVETGRDLDVAVTGKGFIAVQAPDGSEAYVRTGSLNIDALGVLRAGNGMPVIGNGGPIAIPPEQKVEVGADGTLSIRSMGEDPRVMAEVDRIKLVNPDTKGLQKGLDGLIHTASGQPADADVNVRVVSGFLEGSNVNAVEEMTSVLALSRQFELHVKMMNTAKEGDEAMARVLQIG from the coding sequence GTGGACAAGTTGCTTTATGTGGCCATGACCGGCGCCAGCCAGAACGCGCTGGCGCAAAAGGCCCACGCCAACAACCTGGCGAACATTTCCACCAACGGTTTTCAGCGTGACCTGGAGCAGGCCCGTTCGATGCCGGTGTTCGGCGACAGCTTTCCGGCGCGGGCCTTTGCCATGACCGAACGCCCGGCCACCGACTTCAGCGAGGGCCCGTTGGTCGAGACGGGGCGTGACCTGGATGTCGCCGTGACCGGCAAGGGCTTCATTGCCGTGCAGGCCCCGGACGGCAGCGAAGCCTACGTGCGTACCGGTAGCCTGAACATCGACGCCCTCGGCGTGCTGCGTGCCGGCAACGGCATGCCGGTGATCGGCAACGGTGGCCCGATTGCCATCCCGCCAGAGCAGAAGGTTGAGGTGGGTGCCGACGGCACCCTCAGCATTCGCTCCATGGGTGAAGACCCCCGCGTGATGGCCGAGGTCGACCGGATCAAGCTGGTCAACCCAGACACCAAAGGCCTGCAAAAAGGGCTGGATGGCTTGATCCATACCGCTTCTGGCCAACCGGCCGATGCCGACGTCAACGTTCGGGTGGTGTCGGGCTTCCTGGAAGGCAGCAACGTCAATGCTGTCGAGGAAATGACCTCGGTGCTGGCGCTGTCTCGCCAGTTCGAACTGCACGTCAAGATGATGAACACGGCCAAGGAAGGCGACGAAGCCATGGCTCGGGTTTTGCAAATCGGCTAA
- the flgE gene encoding flagellar hook protein FlgE: MSFNTGLSGLYAANKALNVTGNNIANVATTGFKSSRAEFADQYSNSIRGTSAGKNVVGTGVKTAAVSQLFTPGNINGTGQALDMAIDGNGFFVMNDNGSKIYTRAGAFYSDKDGYVVNSSGSNLQGYAVDANGKIVQGVLTNLQIDTSNLTPNPTGRISENVNLNSTATAPSQTPFDPTNTSTYNYTFNTDVYDSQGNAHQLNQYFVKDATSNSWTMYTTIDGRNPANPASTTPLANNLPFKSDGTLDSASMTAGPVAGGMTIAANKTFTLDNWIPAQKNAAGVWSANGATANVAGVNLDMLGTTQYNAASATTAKSQDGFATGELSGLTIDESGNMFANFTNGQDKVIGQVAIANFANLQGLTPVGGTSWKESYGSGVPVIGAPDTGTLGQITGGALEDSNVDLTGELVNLIKAQSNYQANAKTISTESTIMQTIIQMT; the protein is encoded by the coding sequence ATGTCTTTCAATACCGGCCTTAGCGGCCTCTATGCAGCGAACAAGGCCCTGAACGTTACCGGCAACAACATTGCCAACGTTGCCACTACTGGCTTCAAGTCCTCGCGCGCCGAGTTCGCCGACCAGTATTCCAACTCCATCCGCGGCACCAGTGCCGGCAAGAACGTGGTCGGCACGGGTGTGAAGACTGCCGCTGTGTCGCAATTGTTCACGCCGGGCAACATCAATGGCACCGGCCAGGCGCTGGACATGGCCATCGATGGCAACGGCTTCTTCGTGATGAACGACAACGGCTCGAAGATCTACACCCGTGCCGGTGCTTTCTACAGCGACAAGGACGGCTACGTGGTCAACTCGTCGGGCTCCAACCTGCAAGGTTATGCAGTGGATGCCAACGGTAAGATCGTCCAGGGCGTGCTGACCAACCTGCAGATCGACACCTCGAACCTGACGCCCAACCCGACCGGGCGCATCTCCGAGAACGTCAACCTCAACTCCACTGCGACTGCGCCCAGCCAGACGCCGTTCGATCCGACCAATACCAGCACCTATAACTACACGTTCAATACCGACGTGTATGACAGCCAGGGTAACGCGCACCAGCTGAACCAGTACTTCGTCAAGGACGCCACCAGCAACTCCTGGACCATGTACACCACCATCGACGGGCGCAACCCGGCCAACCCGGCCTCGACCACGCCGCTGGCCAACAATCTGCCGTTCAAGTCTGACGGCACCCTGGATTCTGCCTCGATGACGGCAGGCCCGGTGGCCGGTGGCATGACCATCGCGGCCAACAAGACCTTCACCCTCGACAACTGGATCCCGGCACAGAAGAACGCCGCCGGTGTGTGGAGCGCCAACGGCGCTACCGCCAACGTCGCCGGGGTGAACCTGGACATGCTCGGTACCACCCAGTACAACGCAGCCTCCGCCACCACTGCCAAGAGCCAGGATGGCTTTGCCACGGGTGAGCTCTCGGGCCTGACCATCGACGAAAGCGGCAATATGTTCGCCAACTTCACCAATGGCCAGGACAAGGTGATCGGCCAGGTGGCGATCGCCAACTTTGCCAACCTGCAGGGCCTGACCCCGGTGGGTGGCACCAGCTGGAAAGAATCCTATGGCTCGGGTGTGCCGGTGATCGGCGCCCCGGATACTGGTACCTTGGGCCAGATTACTGGCGGTGCGCTGGAAGACTCCAACGTCGACCTTACCGGTGAGCTGGTCAACCTGATCAAGGCGCAGAGCAACTACCAGGCCAACGCCAAGACCATTTCCACCGAAAGCACCATCATGCAGACCATCATCCAGATGACCTGA
- the flgD gene encoding flagellar hook assembly protein FlgD, with product MTTTNSTSDVSSAYLTSLQKQTSKTDSSTGAAGSALGKDAFLQLLVTQMKNQNPLDPQENGEFVAQLAQFSSLESMQSLNDSVTYIAAGLQSSQALQASSLVGRNVIVQTDKAVVDTSKDMKGTVNLTSSSTATSVGIYDKDDKLVRTLDLGTQKAGKVDFTWNGLNDDGEAAPAGTYTFKATASIDGKATAMTTNLPASVTSVTMGTNGSEMTLNLAGLGSVALSKIQSIGI from the coding sequence ATGACCACCACCAATTCCACCTCTGACGTCAGCAGCGCGTACCTGACCTCGCTGCAGAAGCAGACGTCGAAGACCGACAGCAGCACCGGCGCTGCCGGCAGCGCGCTGGGCAAAGATGCTTTTCTGCAGTTGCTGGTTACCCAGATGAAGAACCAGAACCCGCTCGATCCACAGGAAAACGGCGAGTTCGTGGCGCAGCTGGCGCAGTTCAGCAGCCTCGAGAGCATGCAGTCGCTGAACGATTCTGTGACCTATATCGCGGCAGGGTTGCAGTCTTCCCAGGCGTTGCAGGCCTCGTCACTGGTCGGGCGCAATGTAATTGTCCAGACCGACAAGGCTGTGGTCGACACCAGCAAGGATATGAAAGGCACGGTCAACCTGACGTCGTCCAGCACCGCCACCTCGGTGGGCATCTACGACAAGGATGACAAGCTGGTACGCACCCTCGACCTGGGTACCCAGAAAGCCGGCAAGGTCGACTTTACCTGGAATGGCCTGAACGACGACGGCGAAGCGGCGCCAGCCGGTACCTACACCTTCAAGGCCACCGCTTCGATCGACGGCAAGGCCACGGCCATGACCACCAACCTGCCGGCCTCCGTTACCAGTGTGACCATGGGCACCAACGGTTCTGAGATGACGCTCAACCTGGCTGGGCTGGGCAGTGTTGCGCTTTCCAAAATCCAAAGCATCGGCATCTAG
- the flgC gene encoding flagellar basal body rod protein FlgC: MSLSSVFNIAGSGMSAQNTRLNTVASNIANAETVSSSIDQTYRARHPVFATTFQDAQAGSSQSLFEDQGEAGQGVQVKGIVEDQSTLEARYEPNHPAANKDGYVYYPNVNVVEEMADMISASRAFQTNAELMNTAKSMMQKVLTLGQ; encoded by the coding sequence ATGTCCCTTTCCAGTGTCTTCAATATTGCCGGTAGCGGCATGAGCGCGCAGAACACGCGCCTTAACACCGTCGCTTCCAACATTGCCAACGCCGAAACCGTTTCTTCGAGCATCGACCAGACGTACCGCGCCCGCCACCCCGTGTTCGCCACCACCTTCCAGGATGCGCAAGCCGGCAGCAGCCAGTCGCTGTTCGAAGACCAGGGCGAAGCAGGGCAGGGCGTGCAGGTAAAAGGCATCGTCGAGGATCAGAGCACCCTGGAAGCACGCTACGAGCCCAATCATCCGGCGGCGAACAAGGACGGCTACGTCTATTACCCGAACGTCAATGTGGTCGAGGAGATGGCAGACATGATCTCCGCCAGCCGTGCGTTTCAGACCAACGCCGAGCTGATGAACACGGCCAAGAGCATGATGCAGAAAGTCCTGACCCTGGGGCAGTGA